One Algibacter sp. L3A6 genomic region harbors:
- a CDS encoding FIST signal transduction protein: MKVNQISLNEKNWNQGLASIAIKPTLIMLFVSPDFEIIDEVLSEIQLKYPDALVFGCSTAGEISNVTVTDKSISLTAIQFDKTSLKLVSVKLDSEVDSGKAGERIGSMLQKEDLKHVMVLSDGLNINGADLVSGLKSTLPNISVTGGLAADGEDFEKTFVIKNNQVLEKTVLGLGFYGDYLSVNYSSKGGWDGFGIERLVTKSKKNILYELDGKPVLKLYKELLGKDAEKLPSSGLLFPVSIRTSKKSKAVVRGLSGVNEVDQSLIFGANIPEGSYLRLMKGNVDKLITGAEESAISVTQGLKETIELVVLISCVGRRLVLKQLAEEEIDAVRNVIGDTSKITGFYSYGEIAPLNESLCELHHQTMTITTLSEC, encoded by the coding sequence ATGAAGGTTAATCAAATTTCTTTAAACGAAAAAAACTGGAATCAAGGCTTGGCTTCAATAGCTATTAAACCCACTTTAATTATGCTTTTTGTTTCGCCAGATTTCGAAATTATAGATGAGGTTTTATCGGAAATACAATTAAAATATCCTGATGCTTTAGTATTTGGTTGCTCTACAGCTGGAGAAATTTCAAATGTTACTGTTACAGATAAATCTATTTCGTTAACAGCTATTCAGTTCGATAAAACAAGCTTAAAACTAGTTTCTGTAAAATTAGATTCAGAAGTTGATAGTGGTAAAGCAGGAGAACGTATAGGTAGCATGTTACAAAAAGAAGATTTAAAACATGTTATGGTTTTAAGCGATGGCTTAAATATTAACGGAGCCGATTTAGTTTCGGGTTTAAAATCTACTTTACCAAATATTAGTGTTACTGGCGGTTTAGCGGCAGATGGCGAAGATTTTGAAAAAACCTTTGTAATTAAAAACAACCAAGTGCTAGAAAAAACAGTTTTAGGCTTAGGTTTTTATGGCGATTACTTGAGTGTTAATTATAGCTCTAAAGGTGGTTGGGATGGTTTTGGTATTGAGCGATTGGTTACAAAGTCTAAAAAAAATATATTATACGAGCTCGATGGGAAACCGGTATTAAAACTATATAAAGAGTTATTAGGTAAAGATGCCGAAAAGCTACCAAGTTCAGGACTTTTGTTTCCTGTAAGTATTAGAACGAGTAAAAAATCGAAAGCTGTGGTTCGAGGACTTTCGGGTGTAAATGAAGTCGATCAAAGCTTAATTTTTGGAGCTAATATTCCGGAGGGAAGTTATTTGCGCTTGATGAAAGGTAATGTGGATAAATTGATTACAGGTGCGGAAGAATCTGCAATTTCTGTAACTCAAGGATTAAAAGAAACAATAGAATTAGTGGTTTTAATTAGTTGTGTTGGGCGCCGTTTGGTTTTAAAACAGCTAGCAGAAGAAGAGATTGATGCCGTGCGTAACGTCATTGGAGATACTTCAAAAATAACAGGGTTTTATTCTTATGGAGAAATAGCACCTTTAAACGAGTCTTTGTGTGAGTTACATCATCAAACAATGACTATCACAACACTTTCAGAATGTTGA
- a CDS encoding ATP-binding protein, which produces MLKNDYHRLLKRQLLKAGLSETDSPELASFIKTVNEAYNSFDKDVYHLENILELSSKELFALNEELTKDHNKTKSKLEHVANHIGDVIFETDLEGNFTYLNRAWEKYMGCSVKKTLGRNYKEFIPKKNVEENKKRYNFFNKKKTVFVFKLIRNDKVMWFELKAQLFKNTDNEAYGFIGSITDITNFKEIELALHKASISKDEFLSTMSHEIRTPLNAVTGLSNILLMEDYLPEQVDTLKALKYSSEHLLGLINDLLDFNKIKSGKVDVIEKEFSLVSFLDHIRDQFSMQAVKKDVRFKLVEENDLPEDIIGDKLMLSQIVQNLLSNSFKFTEKGCITLNVRNQGVLNDKVTLGFKVIDTGIGITESRQETIFESFVQASSETAIKYGGTGLGLSICRRLLRFKNSDLEVSSKLGEGSTFFFNIDFKINPIKHVLNSKTSNLKSVYKPLDINVLVAEDNKMNVLILKKFFANWDVTYTVVENGAEVLKEFEKETCEFDLVLMDLQMPIVNGYEATKGIRDLTDPKKANIPIVALTALAQTDVKEKTELHKMNGFMGKPFEPNKLYALLEVYSHS; this is translated from the coding sequence ATGTTGAAAAACGATTATCATAGATTATTAAAACGACAGCTTTTAAAAGCCGGTTTAAGTGAAACAGATAGCCCTGAGCTAGCTAGTTTTATAAAAACGGTAAACGAAGCCTACAATAGTTTTGATAAAGATGTTTATCATTTAGAAAATATTCTTGAGTTAAGTTCTAAGGAACTTTTTGCTCTAAACGAAGAGTTAACAAAAGATCACAATAAAACAAAATCGAAATTAGAACATGTAGCTAACCATATTGGAGATGTTATTTTTGAAACCGATCTCGAAGGGAATTTTACCTATCTAAATCGGGCTTGGGAAAAATACATGGGGTGTTCTGTAAAAAAGACTTTAGGTCGAAATTATAAAGAGTTTATTCCGAAGAAAAATGTAGAAGAAAACAAAAAACGCTACAATTTTTTCAATAAGAAGAAAACTGTATTTGTATTTAAGTTAATAAGGAATGATAAGGTAATGTGGTTCGAGTTGAAAGCTCAACTTTTTAAAAATACAGATAACGAAGCCTATGGTTTTATTGGTAGCATAACCGATATTACCAACTTTAAGGAAATAGAATTAGCCCTGCATAAGGCAAGTATTTCTAAAGATGAATTTCTATCTACCATGTCTCACGAAATTAGAACGCCATTAAACGCCGTTACTGGTTTGTCTAATATTCTACTCATGGAAGATTATTTGCCAGAACAGGTAGATACATTGAAGGCTTTAAAATATTCCAGCGAGCATTTGCTTGGGTTAATAAACGATTTGTTAGATTTTAATAAAATTAAATCCGGCAAGGTCGATGTTATTGAAAAGGAATTTAGTTTAGTTTCTTTTTTAGATCATATAAGAGATCAGTTTTCTATGCAGGCCGTTAAAAAAGATGTTCGATTTAAATTAGTTGAAGAAAACGATTTGCCCGAGGATATCATTGGAGATAAATTGATGCTGAGTCAAATAGTACAAAATCTACTAAGTAACTCGTTTAAGTTTACCGAAAAAGGGTGCATTACACTTAATGTGAGAAATCAAGGAGTGCTTAATGATAAAGTAACACTTGGGTTTAAAGTAATTGATACGGGTATAGGCATAACGGAAAGTAGACAAGAAACTATTTTTGAAAGTTTTGTACAAGCAAGCTCGGAAACAGCAATAAAATACGGAGGCACTGGTTTGGGACTTTCTATTTGTAGAAGGTTGCTAAGGTTTAAAAATAGCGATTTAGAAGTTAGCAGTAAATTAGGTGAAGGATCTACGTTTTTCTTCAATATAGATTTCAAAATAAATCCTATTAAACACGTATTAAATAGTAAAACATCAAATTTAAAATCAGTTTATAAACCATTAGATATTAATGTTTTGGTTGCAGAAGATAATAAAATGAATGTTCTTATTTTAAAGAAATTTTTTGCTAATTGGGATGTTACTTACACTGTTGTTGAAAATGGTGCTGAGGTTTTAAAAGAGTTTGAAAAAGAAACCTGTGAATTCGATTTGGTTTTAATGGATCTTCAAATGCCTATTGTTAATGGTTATGAAGCCACAAAAGGTATTAGAGATTTAACCGATCCAAAAAAAGCAAATATTCCTATTGTGGCTCTAACGGCATTGGCACAAACCGATGTAAAAGAAAAAACAGAATTACATAAAATGAATGGTTTTATGGGGAAGCCCTTTGAGCCAAACAAATTATATGCGCTTTTAGAAGTCTATAGTCATTCCTAG
- a CDS encoding rhomboid family intramembrane serine protease, with protein sequence MKQHEHFKFSPGVIAYPVFFVLTIWLVFWFEVRFGYNLSKYGVYPQTLKGLRGVIFSPFLHGNIEHIYHNTIPLFVLSTALFYFYRPIAWRVILFGILISGFLTWCIGRPSYHIGASGLIYVLVSFTFFKGVFAKHYRLIALSLLVIFLYGSMIWYTFPIEEGISWEGHLSGLITGLVFALFFRKEIAKPKKYAWEQENYNEENDLFLQHFDENGNFIETKEEPEIEEELEPLSIRYIFKENKD encoded by the coding sequence ATGAAACAGCACGAACATTTTAAATTCTCACCAGGAGTCATTGCATATCCGGTGTTTTTCGTGCTTACCATTTGGCTCGTATTTTGGTTCGAAGTACGTTTTGGATATAATTTAAGTAAGTATGGTGTTTATCCACAAACCTTAAAAGGACTAAGAGGTGTTATTTTTAGTCCGTTTTTACACGGTAATATCGAGCATATCTATCACAACACCATTCCGTTATTTGTACTCTCCACGGCGCTGTTTTATTTTTATAGACCAATAGCTTGGCGCGTTATTTTATTTGGGATTTTAATTTCGGGATTTTTAACTTGGTGTATTGGTAGACCATCTTACCATATTGGGGCAAGCGGACTCATTTATGTTTTAGTAAGTTTTACTTTTTTTAAAGGTGTTTTCGCAAAACATTACAGACTTATTGCATTATCGCTTTTAGTTATTTTTTTATACGGAAGCATGATTTGGTATACATTTCCGATAGAAGAAGGTATATCTTGGGAAGGGCATCTATCTGGTTTAATTACCGGCTTGGTCTTTGCGCTTTTCTTTAGAAAAGAAATAGCAAAACCTAAAAAATATGCTTGGGAACAAGAAAATTACAATGAAGAAAACGATTTGTTTTTACAACATTTCGACGAAAATGGAAACTTTATAGAAACCAAAGAAGAACCCGAAATAGAGGAGGAGCTAGAGCCCCTCTCTATAAGGTATATATTTAAAGAAAATAAAGATTAG
- a CDS encoding YjjG family noncanonical pyrimidine nucleotidase has protein sequence MKIKNITDVFFDLDHTLWDFDKNSALTFEKIFEINKIEVEINKFLDIYLPINLNYWKLYREDKVSKETLRFGRLNDAFLALEVEVGREVIDKLSDDYIEHLSSYNHLFDNTFEILDYLNENYSLHIITNGFDEVQHKKMAKSNILHYFNTVTNSEMVGVKKPNPKIFNYALDLANTKAETSIMIGDSFEADILGAKSIGMDVIFFDVNNITLNDDTKQIDNLLSLRHYL, from the coding sequence ATGAAAATTAAAAATATAACCGATGTCTTTTTCGATTTAGACCATACACTTTGGGATTTCGATAAAAACTCGGCATTGACGTTCGAAAAAATATTCGAAATAAATAAAATAGAAGTTGAAATAAATAAATTCTTAGATATATACCTTCCTATAAATTTAAATTATTGGAAGTTGTATCGAGAAGATAAAGTATCTAAAGAAACCTTGCGTTTTGGTAGACTAAATGATGCTTTTTTAGCCTTAGAAGTTGAGGTTGGCCGTGAGGTGATTGATAAGCTGTCCGATGATTATATTGAACATCTATCTAGCTATAACCATTTGTTTGATAATACTTTCGAAATTCTTGATTACTTAAATGAAAACTATAGTTTACATATAATAACCAATGGTTTTGATGAAGTTCAGCATAAAAAAATGGCAAAATCGAATATTTTACATTATTTTAATACCGTTACAAATTCGGAAATGGTTGGTGTTAAAAAACCAAACCCTAAAATTTTTAACTACGCCTTAGATTTGGCCAACACAAAAGCTGAAACAAGTATCATGATTGGTGATAGCTTTGAAGCTGATATTCTTGGAGCAAAAAGCATAGGCATGGATGTTATTTTCTTCGATGTAAATAATATAACTTTAAATGATGACACAAAGCAAATAGATAATCTGTTAAGCTTAAGGCATTATTTATAA
- a CDS encoding replication-associated recombination protein A — protein MNAPLAERLRPRTLEDYVSQTHLVGKNGALTQHIKQGLIPSMLFWGPPGTGKTTLANIIASESGRPFYTLSTINSGVKDIRDVIDKAKQSGGLFTTKNPILFIDEIHRFSKSQQDSLLQAVEKGWITLIGATTENPSFEVIPALLSRCQVYILNAFAKVDLETLLKRAIKNDEFLSQKKITLKETNALLRISGGDGRKLLNVFELLVNSFGEDKIVITDEAVLERVQNNTARYDKTGEQHYDIISAFIKSIRGSDPNGAVYWLARMIEGGEDVKFIARRLLISASEDIGNANPTALVIANNTFQAVSTIGHPESRIILSQCATYLACSPKSNAAYMAIGNAQQLVKQTGDLGVPIELRNAPTKLMKELGYGDNYKYAHNYKNNFAEQEFLPKEIENTKLYEPGNNARENAHRDFLKQRWKDKYGY, from the coding sequence ATGAACGCACCTTTAGCAGAACGATTACGCCCAAGAACTTTAGAAGACTACGTGAGTCAGACGCATTTAGTGGGCAAAAATGGCGCACTTACGCAACATATAAAACAAGGATTAATCCCGTCGATGTTATTTTGGGGTCCTCCCGGCACCGGAAAAACCACATTGGCAAACATTATTGCATCCGAATCTGGACGACCTTTTTACACGCTTAGTACTATAAATTCTGGAGTTAAAGATATTCGTGATGTTATTGATAAAGCCAAACAAAGCGGCGGATTATTTACCACCAAAAACCCTATTTTATTTATTGATGAAATACATAGGTTTAGCAAATCGCAACAGGATTCGCTGTTACAAGCCGTTGAAAAAGGTTGGATTACACTAATTGGTGCGACTACAGAAAACCCAAGTTTTGAGGTAATACCTGCACTTTTATCCCGTTGCCAAGTTTATATTTTAAATGCTTTTGCTAAAGTAGATTTAGAAACGTTGCTAAAACGTGCTATTAAAAATGACGAATTTCTATCTCAAAAAAAAATCACTTTAAAAGAAACGAATGCTTTATTGAGAATTTCGGGTGGTGATGGACGTAAATTATTAAACGTTTTTGAGTTACTGGTAAATAGCTTTGGTGAGGATAAAATTGTAATAACCGACGAGGCCGTTTTAGAACGTGTACAAAACAATACGGCTCGTTATGATAAAACAGGCGAACAGCATTACGATATTATTTCGGCATTTATAAAATCTATTAGAGGTAGTGACCCAAATGGTGCGGTATACTGGTTGGCTCGCATGATTGAAGGTGGTGAGGATGTTAAATTTATTGCGAGACGTTTGTTGATTTCGGCATCTGAAGATATTGGAAATGCGAACCCTACAGCTCTAGTTATTGCAAACAACACCTTTCAGGCAGTAAGTACTATTGGACATCCGGAATCTAGAATTATACTTAGCCAATGTGCTACTTATTTAGCGTGCTCTCCAAAAAGTAATGCTGCTTATATGGCTATTGGAAATGCGCAGCAATTGGTAAAGCAAACTGGTGATTTAGGCGTGCCGATAGAGCTTAGAAATGCACCGACCAAACTTATGAAAGAGCTGGGTTATGGTGACAACTACAAATATGCACACAACTACAAAAACAATTTTGCTGAGCAAGAGTTTCTTCCTAAGGAAATTGAAAACACAAAGCTTTATGAGCCTGGAAATAATGCTCGAGAAAATGCACATCGCGACTTTTTGAAACAGCGCTGGAAGGATAAATACGGTTATTAA
- the radC gene encoding RadC family protein yields the protein MADKQGAFSIKNWSQDDQPREKLLYKGKAALSDAELVAILIGSGNREESAVALCKRILSSTDNNLSALGKMSIKQLTAFKGIGEAKAISIIAALELGRRRRGEEALQKKKITSSKSVFELMQPIIGELEHEEFWIIYLNNSNKVIHKNQLSKGGITGTLVDVRLVLKNALEVGALGLILAHNHPSGTLKPSEADKNITQKLKTAAQSLDIKVLDHLIITEKAYFSFADENVL from the coding sequence ATGGCGGATAAACAAGGAGCATTTTCTATTAAAAATTGGAGTCAGGACGATCAACCTCGTGAGAAATTATTATACAAAGGTAAAGCCGCCTTAAGCGATGCTGAACTTGTTGCTATTTTAATTGGTTCTGGTAATCGAGAAGAAAGTGCTGTAGCTTTATGTAAACGGATTTTATCGAGCACAGATAATAATTTGAGTGCTTTAGGTAAAATGTCTATCAAACAACTTACGGCGTTTAAAGGTATAGGCGAGGCTAAAGCTATAAGTATTATTGCTGCTTTAGAATTAGGCCGGCGCCGTCGTGGAGAAGAAGCACTTCAGAAAAAGAAAATAACTTCAAGTAAATCGGTATTCGAACTTATGCAACCTATAATTGGTGAGCTTGAACACGAAGAGTTTTGGATTATTTATTTAAATAACTCTAATAAAGTAATCCATAAAAATCAATTAAGTAAAGGCGGCATTACAGGAACTTTAGTAGATGTCAGGTTAGTGCTTAAAAATGCATTAGAAGTTGGTGCACTTGGGCTTATATTGGCGCATAACCATCCATCTGGAACTTTGAAACCTAGTGAAGCGGATAAAAACATCACCCAAAAATTAAAAACGGCCGCACAAAGTTTAGATATAAAAGTGCTAGATCACCTAATTATTACTGAAAAAGCATACTTTAGTTTTGCAGACGAAAACGTGTTGTAA
- a CDS encoding DUF5723 family protein: MRKLFLMFTLQLCLFSFSQNKQLLYGFSEIPQSLMQNPGGKVKNDWYIGIPLLSHVHVNVGISGSTVYDVFADNDVDFNVKLRNAVDSMEPTDFYGFNQQLEIFSGGFAFGSSYNKNEYISFGMYQELDFLLYFPKDFAVLALEGNQSNINRVFDARDLSVAADVVSVLHVGYNKKVDDKFTFGVRGKIYSSIANVSSTKNKGSFVTVPGENNVYDHIFDLDLALQTSGIASLIDDENSDVSNDVDVLKKRVLFGGNLGLGVDFGFTYQLTDQWSFDASLLDVGFISHTKDVENYAINGQYTYNGVNPLFSPADDGQTADDYWSEIEEDFEDIFTVDTTATKYTKWRPAKFNASLNYAFGKKQSQDCNCIVDDSGYLNAVGLQLYGISRPKRPQMALTAYYYRRVFNGLRLKAAYTIDSYSFNNLGLGVSAHIWGANFYVMADNLLQYKNVYDAQSVSLQLGFNYIFNKK; this comes from the coding sequence ATGCGGAAACTATTTTTAATGTTTACATTACAATTATGTTTGTTTTCGTTTTCTCAAAACAAGCAATTGCTCTATGGGTTTTCTGAGATTCCGCAATCTTTAATGCAAAACCCCGGAGGTAAAGTAAAAAACGATTGGTATATCGGTATTCCGTTGTTATCGCATGTTCATGTTAATGTTGGTATTTCTGGAAGTACAGTTTACGATGTTTTTGCTGATAATGATGTCGATTTTAATGTTAAGCTTAGAAATGCTGTAGACAGTATGGAACCCACCGATTTTTATGGTTTTAATCAACAGTTAGAAATTTTTTCTGGCGGTTTCGCATTTGGGAGTAGTTATAATAAAAATGAATATATCAGTTTTGGAATGTATCAAGAATTAGATTTTCTGCTGTACTTTCCAAAAGATTTCGCTGTTTTAGCATTAGAAGGAAATCAAAGTAATATTAATAGAGTGTTTGATGCTAGAGATTTAAGTGTGGCTGCAGATGTGGTTTCAGTACTTCATGTGGGATATAATAAAAAGGTTGATGATAAATTTACCTTTGGTGTTAGAGGAAAAATTTATTCGAGTATAGCCAACGTAAGTTCAACTAAAAACAAAGGAAGCTTTGTTACAGTCCCTGGAGAAAATAATGTTTACGACCATATTTTTGATTTAGATTTAGCGCTTCAAACTTCCGGGATTGCCAGTTTAATTGATGATGAAAATTCAGATGTATCGAACGATGTAGATGTCTTAAAAAAACGTGTTCTATTTGGAGGTAATTTAGGGTTGGGAGTTGATTTTGGTTTTACATATCAATTAACCGATCAATGGAGTTTTGACGCTAGTTTGCTAGATGTTGGTTTTATTAGCCATACAAAAGATGTGGAGAATTATGCTATTAATGGTCAGTATACATACAACGGCGTAAATCCGCTTTTTTCTCCTGCGGATGATGGACAAACAGCAGATGATTATTGGAGTGAAATTGAAGAAGATTTTGAAGATATTTTTACCGTAGATACTACAGCTACAAAATATACAAAATGGCGACCTGCAAAGTTTAACGCGTCGCTTAATTATGCCTTTGGAAAAAAACAAAGTCAAGATTGTAATTGCATTGTAGATGATAGCGGCTACCTCAATGCAGTTGGGTTACAGTTATATGGTATTAGTAGGCCAAAACGACCTCAAATGGCGTTAACGGCTTATTATTACAGGCGTGTGTTTAACGGCTTGCGTTTAAAAGCGGCATATACCATAGATTCATATTCCTTTAATAATTTAGGACTTGGTGTGTCGGCTCATATTTGGGGTGCCAACTTTTATGTTATGGCCGATAATTTATTGCAATATAAAAATGTATATGATGCGCAAAGTGTATCTTTACAATTAGGATTTAATTATATATTTAATAAGAAATGA
- a CDS encoding UDP-N-acetylmuramate--L-alanine ligase, which produces MNVHFIAIGGSAMHNLALALHNKEYKVTGSDDTIFEPSKSRLDAKGLLPETFGWFPEKISEQLDAIVLGMHAKADNPELLKAQELGLKIYSYPEFLYEQSKHKTRVVIGGSHGKTTITSMILHVMHYHDRDVDYMVGAQLEGFDVMVKLTEDNDFIVLEGDEYLSSPIDRRPKFHLYKPNIALLSGIAWDHINVFPTYENYVEQFSIFIDSIVSGGSINYNEEDPEVKRLVEASNNTIRKIAYQTPEYTVENGETFLETPEGLLPIEVFGKHNLNNLAGAKWICQHMGIDEDDFYEAIATFKGASKRLEKIAESKNSVAFKDFAHSPSKVEATTNAVKEQYVNRTVVACLELHTYSSLNAEFLKEYKGALDAADVAVVFYSPHAVEIKKLAAVTHEQIATAFERDDLIIYTNPDDFKDFLFKQSLENKALLLMSSGNYGGLDFEEVKALIK; this is translated from the coding sequence ATGAACGTACATTTTATAGCCATTGGCGGCTCGGCCATGCACAATTTAGCCTTAGCGCTTCATAATAAAGAATACAAAGTAACAGGCAGCGACGATACTATTTTCGAACCTTCAAAATCTAGATTAGATGCTAAGGGTTTACTACCAGAAACATTTGGTTGGTTTCCTGAGAAAATATCCGAACAATTGGATGCTATTGTATTAGGAATGCACGCTAAAGCAGATAATCCTGAGTTACTAAAAGCACAAGAGCTAGGCTTAAAAATTTATAGTTATCCAGAATTTCTATATGAACAGTCCAAGCATAAAACTCGTGTAGTTATTGGAGGAAGCCATGGTAAAACTACAATTACATCTATGATTTTACACGTAATGCATTATCATGATCGTGATGTAGATTATATGGTTGGAGCACAATTGGAAGGTTTTGATGTAATGGTGAAACTTACAGAAGATAATGATTTTATAGTTTTAGAAGGTGACGAGTATTTAAGTTCGCCAATAGATAGACGACCAAAATTTCATTTATATAAACCAAATATTGCTTTGTTAAGTGGTATTGCTTGGGACCATATTAATGTGTTTCCTACCTATGAGAACTATGTGGAGCAATTCAGCATATTTATAGATTCTATTGTAAGTGGAGGTAGTATTAATTACAATGAAGAAGATCCTGAAGTAAAACGTTTGGTAGAAGCAAGCAATAATACCATTAGAAAAATAGCTTACCAAACACCAGAATATACAGTAGAAAATGGGGAGACTTTTTTAGAAACACCAGAAGGACTATTGCCAATTGAAGTTTTTGGTAAACACAACCTTAATAATTTGGCTGGAGCAAAATGGATTTGTCAACACATGGGTATTGATGAAGATGATTTTTACGAGGCCATTGCTACTTTTAAAGGAGCGAGTAAACGTCTAGAAAAAATAGCAGAAAGCAAAAACAGTGTGGCTTTTAAAGATTTCGCACATTCGCCAAGTAAAGTAGAAGCAACAACAAATGCGGTAAAAGAGCAATATGTTAACCGTACTGTGGTTGCTTGTTTGGAGTTACATACTTATAGTAGTTTAAACGCTGAGTTTTTAAAGGAATATAAAGGCGCTCTAGATGCTGCCGATGTTGCCGTAGTGTTTTACTCACCGCATGCCGTAGAGATTAAAAAACTTGCAGCAGTAACGCACGAGCAAATAGCTACAGCTTTTGAACGCGACGATTTAATTATTTACACAAACCCAGACGATTTTAAAGACTTTTTATTTAAACAAAGTTTAGAGAATAAAGCTCTGTTGTTAATGAGTTCTGGTAATTATGGAGGCTTAGATTTTGAAGAGGTAAAAGCCTTAATAAAGTAA
- a CDS encoding polysaccharide deacetylase family protein encodes MLLVYTHKISPRLNYVFKHICTRVLGIDVTFTTKVEKFIAHDSIKMSYTKQALGNEFFVKSNELLFEQGLNDIEINVMDWGHSKCFFFNGDKSFIPFDIFAASFYLLSRYEEYLPHVKDEFGRFTASESVAYKHKFLHQPVVDIWAYKFKEALQKQFPDFEFPTKTYSIKPIIDVPNPYRYKLSGIMRTIGGTLKDVFKFKFKSLYTRFMVLMHFSHDPHDTFKYVINKQKQSKFRFSFFFLLGEYSTYDKGANVNNKSFISLIKHVGDYSNVGLKISYFAIDDADILKKEKTKIEDIINKPLRASRQSFSKLNLPETYRNLIELNIKEDYTMGYVNEIGFRAGSCTPFLFYDLDYEIQTPLKICPYHVMDFALLKHKSLLDKKRVLNNIINEVKQVNGQFVSVFHNYTLSYSDRWSGFKDLFNIILESGNNEN; translated from the coding sequence ATGTTATTAGTATATACTCATAAAATATCACCACGATTAAATTATGTTTTTAAGCATATTTGCACGCGTGTATTAGGCATAGATGTTACATTTACTACAAAGGTTGAGAAATTTATTGCCCACGATAGTATAAAAATGTCGTATACCAAACAAGCGTTAGGAAATGAGTTTTTTGTAAAAAGTAACGAGTTGCTATTTGAGCAAGGTTTAAATGATATTGAAATTAATGTCATGGATTGGGGCCATAGCAAATGTTTTTTTTTTAACGGAGACAAAAGCTTTATTCCTTTTGATATTTTTGCTGCATCTTTTTATTTACTGTCGAGATACGAGGAGTATTTACCTCATGTAAAAGATGAGTTTGGAAGGTTCACTGCATCAGAAAGTGTTGCTTATAAACATAAATTTTTACACCAACCCGTAGTAGATATTTGGGCTTATAAATTTAAGGAGGCTTTACAAAAACAATTTCCCGATTTTGAGTTTCCAACAAAGACATACAGTATAAAACCTATTATAGATGTGCCAAATCCGTATCGTTACAAATTAAGCGGTATTATGCGCACCATTGGTGGTACATTAAAAGATGTTTTTAAGTTTAAATTTAAAAGTCTCTATACAAGGTTTATGGTGCTCATGCACTTTAGTCACGATCCTCACGATACTTTTAAGTATGTTATTAATAAGCAAAAACAATCTAAATTTAGATTCAGTTTTTTCTTTTTATTAGGTGAATATTCTACTTATGATAAGGGAGCGAATGTGAATAATAAATCGTTTATATCGCTTATAAAACATGTTGGAGATTATAGTAATGTGGGCTTAAAAATATCATATTTTGCTATTGATGATGCTGATATTTTAAAGAAAGAAAAAACAAAAATTGAAGACATTATCAATAAACCATTGAGAGCTTCTCGCCAATCGTTTTCAAAATTAAACTTACCAGAAACTTACAGAAACTTAATAGAGTTAAACATAAAGGAAGATTATACCATGGGGTATGTAAACGAAATTGGTTTTAGAGCCGGTTCGTGCACACCATTTTTGTTTTACGATTTAGATTACGAAATACAAACACCACTTAAAATTTGTCCGTATCATGTTATGGACTTCGCTTTGCTAAAGCATAAATCACTATTAGATAAAAAGCGTGTTTTAAACAATATTATAAATGAAGTAAAACAAGTTAACGGCCAGTTTGTTTCCGTTTTTCATAACTATACATTAAGTTATAGCGATAGGTGGTCAGGCTTTAAAGACTTGTTTAATATTATCTTAGAATCAGGAAATAATGAAAATTAA